The following are from one region of the Ornithorhynchus anatinus isolate Pmale09 chromosome X1, mOrnAna1.pri.v4, whole genome shotgun sequence genome:
- the LOC100077497 gene encoding kazal-type serine protease inhibitor domain-containing protein 1-like encodes MKLVVKIAILVVLMPVFQSLPISYHRNWLRLLREGNNCGKCDLKVCSKPENCPAGTVLDQCGCCPECGNVEGQVCDLDGGSHFYGQCGHHLECVLDSEELKHGEIPEPQCICKSQESVCGPEGKTYENICRFNEVYFQKKTNLSMKHKGPCESAPVISLPPQDAQNFTGSDILFGCEVSAYPMPHLEWKKKGNKMFLPGYDAHISIQVRGGPLKYGMTGWLQIQGIRKSDEGVYICHTKNKYGSAYASARLKVIDNGSSSSYQLTAGNRITNYNPHFGDYYDHFEEDEEYESGDYEKGNQFL; translated from the exons ATGAAGCTTGTAGTGAAGATAGCAATACTAGTAGTCTTGATGCCAGTATTTCAGAGTCTTCCCATCTCATACCACCGAAACTGGTTGAGATTATTAAGGGAAGGCAATAACTGTGGAAAATGTGATTTGAAAGTCTGCTCCAAGCCTGAAAACTGTCCAGCTGGGACTGTGTTAGATCAGTGCGGCTGCTGCCCTGAGTGTGGAAACGTGGAAGGGCAGGTCTGTGATTTGGATGGTGGCAGTCATTTCTATGGTCAGTGTGGACACCACTTGGAATGCGTACTGGATTCTGAAGAGCTGAAGCATGGGGAAATCCCCGAACCACAATGCATCTGTAAATCCCAGGAAAGTGTCTGTGGACCGGAAGGCAAGACGTATGAGAATATCTGCCGTTTCAATGAGGTATATTTTCAGAAGAAAACAAATCTTAGCATGAAACACAAAGGACCCTGTGAATCAG CTCCTGTAATTTCTTTGCCACCTCAAGATGCACAGAATTTCACTGGAAGTGACATCCTTTTTGGATGTGAAGTTTCAGCCTACCCAATGCCTCATctggagtggaagaaaaaagggaataaAATGTTCCTTCCAGGATATGATGCCCATATTTCAATTCAG GTCAGAGGTGGACCTTTAAAATATGGAATGACAGGATGGTTGCAGATTCAAGGTATCAGAAAATCCGATGAAGGTGTTTATATCTGCCATACTAAAAATAAGTATGGTTCAGCCTACGCATCTGCAAGACTGAAAGTTATAGATAATG GTTCATCATCCTCATATCAACTTACTGCAGGCAACAGAATCACAAATTACAATCCACATTTTGGAGACTACTATGATCATTTTGAAGAAGATGAAGAATACGAATCTGGAGACTATGAAAAAGGGAACCAATTTCTATAA